In one window of Methanolobus mangrovi DNA:
- a CDS encoding ketopantoate reductase family protein, whose protein sequence is MKVLILGAGAVGLSLAAKLSSVCDVHAVCRQRHADRIKDAGFKMTGLWGESTCKFSCSEEVPEDNYDYIFITSKSTATEAICEQFSNIIKGREVVSMQNGLGNEEIIARYTDKVIGGTIITGFEWVGDAEIHVSVETGPMNLGRFPSGIDDSVLQLVELIKSAGIQVTGTENIMSSVWSKVLYNSALNPLGAVMGVPYGKLENKHAWNIIINVVKEAFMVTEAEGVILPWKSADEYLNYLHDFQLPNTAEHHSSMLQDISSGRKTEIDFLNGAIVIRAKEFGIDTPYNTFISEQIRFMEALQAEKQT, encoded by the coding sequence ATGAAAGTCCTGATATTAGGTGCGGGAGCAGTGGGTCTTTCACTTGCTGCAAAACTGTCTTCGGTTTGTGATGTGCATGCGGTCTGCCGCCAGAGGCATGCTGACAGGATAAAGGATGCAGGTTTTAAAATGACCGGTCTCTGGGGTGAATCAACCTGCAAATTCAGCTGCTCTGAAGAAGTTCCAGAAGATAATTATGATTATATATTCATCACTTCCAAGTCCACTGCAACTGAAGCTATATGTGAACAATTCTCCAATATAATTAAGGGCAGGGAGGTTGTCAGTATGCAGAATGGCCTGGGTAATGAGGAAATAATTGCCAGATATACTGATAAGGTAATTGGCGGCACTATTATTACCGGGTTTGAATGGGTGGGCGATGCAGAAATACACGTGTCTGTTGAAACCGGACCAATGAACCTTGGAAGATTCCCATCAGGAATTGATGACAGTGTACTCCAACTTGTAGAACTGATTAAAAGTGCAGGTATTCAGGTTACAGGAACAGAGAATATCATGAGTTCTGTCTGGTCAAAGGTTCTTTACAATTCAGCCCTCAATCCACTTGGTGCTGTTATGGGTGTTCCTTATGGAAAATTGGAAAATAAACACGCATGGAATATTATTATCAATGTGGTAAAAGAGGCTTTTATGGTCACAGAAGCAGAAGGAGTTATTCTTCCATGGAAAAGTGCGGATGAATATCTTAATTACCTGCATGATTTCCAGCTCCCAAATACTGCAGAACACCATTCATCAATGCTCCAGGATATCTCATCAGGAAGAAAGACCGAGATCGATTTCCTCAATGGTGCTATTGTTATAAGGGCAAAGGAATTTGGTATCGATACGCCTTACAATACTTTTATCTCAGAGCAAATACGCTTCATGGAAGCTCTTCAGGCAGAAAAACAGACTTAA
- a CDS encoding serine--tRNA ligase, producing MEAKKRDECCPADKPEGFGAVINFKFRLECSLKTSADATPAADVIGDYIHEANHTILTKGAPEGQGAKVTGWRVEGDRIKLIIESGRHVRVHDALLRMRKPLAGKLGKEFKIGVRGIEVDSYTIEVPSEKELPPMRIPYVSEMTYKDGSIKLVLDVDEAAMSNRVPDRILSLMEDKLEQGEYGGKTEHWNVLWQSEKKEHAFTEDPTKAMMEAGWLKRGASRGQWIHGPQSTKMFRTFEKIVLDELLEPLGYREMIFPKLVPWEVWQKSGHAKGVYPEIYYVCPPKTRDPEFWEEVIDHYKVTLEVPTSLIKEKIGDPIGGMCYAQCPPFWTYLQGETVPTDEFPIKVFDRSGTSHRYESGGIHGMERVDEFHRIEILWVGNKEQVIKTANELHERYMHIFNEILDLEWRKAWVTPWFMAQEGLTGVSEQTEAGTTDYEAVLPYRGEDGEWLEFQNVSVNGNKYPSGFNVKCQSGEELWSGCSGVGLERWASAFFAQKGLDPANWPEEFRKRVGEVPRGIRFL from the coding sequence ATGGAAGCAAAGAAAAGAGATGAATGCTGTCCGGCAGACAAACCGGAAGGTTTCGGAGCTGTAATCAATTTCAAATTCAGGCTGGAGTGTTCACTTAAGACCAGTGCCGATGCAACACCGGCTGCAGATGTTATCGGTGACTACATACATGAGGCTAATCACACTATTCTTACCAAAGGAGCACCGGAGGGACAGGGTGCAAAGGTCACTGGATGGAGAGTCGAGGGTGACAGGATAAAACTCATCATCGAGTCAGGCAGGCATGTCCGTGTACACGATGCACTGCTCCGTATGAGAAAACCACTTGCTGGAAAGCTTGGAAAAGAGTTCAAGATAGGTGTCCGTGGAATAGAGGTTGACTCATACACAATTGAAGTACCTTCCGAAAAAGAACTTCCTCCAATGAGGATTCCCTATGTAAGCGAGATGACATATAAGGATGGAAGCATCAAACTTGTACTTGATGTTGATGAAGCTGCAATGTCAAATCGTGTTCCTGACAGGATACTTTCCCTGATGGAAGATAAACTGGAGCAGGGAGAATACGGCGGAAAGACCGAGCACTGGAACGTACTGTGGCAGAGTGAAAAGAAGGAACATGCATTCACAGAAGACCCTACCAAGGCAATGATGGAAGCCGGATGGCTTAAGAGAGGTGCCAGCAGGGGACAGTGGATACATGGCCCGCAGTCCACTAAAATGTTCAGGACCTTTGAAAAGATAGTTCTTGATGAACTGCTGGAACCATTGGGATACAGGGAAATGATCTTCCCAAAGCTGGTTCCATGGGAGGTATGGCAGAAATCAGGACACGCAAAGGGTGTTTATCCTGAGATATATTACGTATGTCCTCCAAAGACCAGGGACCCTGAGTTCTGGGAAGAAGTAATTGACCATTATAAAGTAACCCTTGAGGTCCCTACATCCCTTATCAAAGAGAAGATAGGAGACCCAATTGGTGGAATGTGCTATGCACAGTGCCCTCCATTCTGGACATACCTGCAGGGTGAAACAGTACCTACAGATGAATTCCCTATCAAGGTATTCGACAGGTCAGGAACTTCACACAGGTATGAGAGTGGTGGAATCCACGGCATGGAACGTGTGGATGAATTCCACAGGATAGAGATCCTCTGGGTTGGAAACAAAGAACAGGTAATCAAGACTGCCAATGAACTGCACGAGAGATACATGCATATCTTCAATGAGATACTGGACCTCGAATGGAGAAAAGCATGGGTTACACCATGGTTCATGGCACAGGAAGGACTTACCGGAGTCTCTGAGCAGACCGAGGCCGGAACAACCGACTATGAAGCAGTTCTGCCTTATCGCGGCGAAGACGGAGAATGGCTGGAATTCCAGAATGTCAGTGTGAACGGCAACAAGTATCCATCAGGATTCAATGTCAAATGCCAGTCAGGAGAAGAACTCTGGTCCGGATGTTCCGGTGTCGGACTGGAAAGATGGGCTTCAGCGTTCTTTGCACAGAAAGGACTGGACCCTGCAAACTGGCCTGAGGAATTCAGGAAAAGAGTTGGAGAGGTTCCCAGAGGAATCAGGTTCCTCTGA
- a CDS encoding glutamate--tRNA ligase, with protein MTLTDEDKKTIEKYALQNAVKYGQAPQIGAVMGRVMGECPELRSKAKDVTPLIQEILVEVAKETPEQWQARLEAIAPELIEELNTKKEPDKGLKALDVEEGQQVVMRFAPNPNGPPTLGSTRGIVVNSEYVKKYGGKFIIRFDDTDPQTKRPMLEAYDWYVDDCKWLGADPDEIVIASDRVPIYYDYARKLIEMGHAYVCFCDGADFKKFKDAKEPCPHRNAGPEENLGHWDKMLAGEYEEKSAVLRIKTDITHKDPALRDFGAFRIVKTAHPRPEVGDKYCVWPLLDFEGAIEDHELGMTHIIRGKDLMDSEKRQTYIYNYLGWTYPKTTHWGRVKMHEFGKFSTSGLRQAIEAGEYSGWDDPRLPTIRAIRRRGILPEAIRKFMIELGVGETDISISMDSLYAENRKLVDSVANRYFFVWDPVELEITDAEPCTTTPALHPTEDRGCREIEVNNKVYICKEDAEKLQEGSKLRLKDLYNVEITSIEPLQAKYLGDSMESMKKEKMRIVHWAPMDGVPVKVLSPDGEFTGIGEKQVATELDKVVQFERFGFCRIDSVAEEVVAYYTHK; from the coding sequence ATGACTTTAACTGATGAAGATAAGAAGACTATAGAGAAGTATGCACTCCAGAATGCTGTTAAATACGGCCAGGCACCACAGATTGGTGCTGTTATGGGTCGTGTTATGGGTGAGTGCCCTGAACTTCGTTCCAAGGCAAAGGACGTTACTCCGCTTATACAGGAGATCCTTGTGGAAGTTGCAAAGGAAACACCTGAACAGTGGCAGGCTCGCCTGGAAGCTATTGCCCCTGAGCTCATTGAGGAGCTAAACACTAAAAAAGAGCCTGATAAAGGTCTAAAGGCGTTGGACGTTGAAGAGGGACAGCAGGTTGTAATGCGTTTTGCACCAAATCCTAACGGTCCGCCAACACTTGGAAGTACCCGTGGTATCGTTGTAAACTCCGAGTATGTGAAAAAATACGGTGGCAAGTTCATCATACGCTTTGATGATACCGATCCCCAGACAAAGCGCCCAATGCTTGAAGCATACGACTGGTATGTGGATGATTGTAAATGGCTCGGCGCAGACCCTGATGAGATAGTCATCGCTTCTGACAGGGTACCTATTTATTATGATTATGCCCGCAAGCTCATAGAAATGGGACATGCATATGTCTGTTTCTGTGATGGTGCGGATTTCAAGAAATTCAAGGATGCAAAGGAGCCATGTCCGCACAGGAATGCAGGTCCTGAGGAAAATCTGGGACACTGGGACAAGATGCTTGCAGGTGAGTACGAGGAGAAATCCGCCGTCCTGCGTATCAAGACCGATATAACTCACAAAGATCCGGCATTACGTGATTTTGGTGCTTTCAGGATAGTAAAGACAGCTCACCCTCGTCCGGAAGTTGGAGATAAATACTGTGTCTGGCCATTGCTTGACTTTGAGGGTGCCATTGAGGACCATGAACTCGGTATGACTCACATTATCAGGGGTAAGGACCTGATGGACAGTGAGAAACGTCAGACCTATATCTACAATTACCTGGGCTGGACATATCCGAAAACAACTCACTGGGGTCGTGTAAAGATGCACGAGTTCGGTAAGTTCAGTACAAGTGGATTACGTCAGGCTATTGAAGCTGGTGAGTATTCCGGCTGGGATGACCCACGTCTTCCAACTATCCGTGCCATACGCAGGAGGGGTATTCTGCCCGAGGCCATCCGCAAGTTCATGATAGAGCTGGGTGTCGGTGAAACTGATATCAGCATCAGTATGGATTCTCTCTACGCAGAGAACCGTAAGCTTGTGGATTCGGTGGCAAACAGGTATTTCTTTGTATGGGATCCGGTAGAGCTTGAAATAACAGATGCAGAACCATGCACCACAACTCCTGCGCTTCATCCTACAGAGGACAGGGGATGTCGTGAGATCGAAGTGAACAACAAGGTCTATATCTGCAAGGAAGATGCTGAAAAGCTTCAGGAAGGTTCAAAGCTCAGACTCAAGGACCTGTATAACGTGGAAATAACTTCCATAGAACCCCTGCAGGCAAAGTATCTTGGCGATTCCATGGAATCCATGAAAAAGGAAAAGATGAGAATTGTTCACTGGGCCCCAATGGACGGGGTTCCTGTAAAGGTTCTCTCACCCGATGGTGAGTTCACAGGTATTGGTGAGAAACAGGTTGCTACAGAACTGGACAAGGTCGTACAGTTTGAGAGATTCGGTTTCTGCAGAATAGATTCTGTAGCCGAAGAAGTAGTGGCTTATTATACACATAAGTAA
- a CDS encoding 30S ribosomal protein S3ae encodes MARKVQRKLDKWKSKTWYNVETPEFMSRANIGVTPAETPEQLIGRVVETTVGEIANDFTKHNTKLRLEINDVNGDVASTRFLGHEITTDYLRSIVKRQTSRIDANLDVTTKDGYIVRVKPICFTVKRARTSQIKGIREVMNVIVKERASELNYEQFIEEAIMGKLSANIYRNAKSIYPLRRVEIRKTEVKSVPVKA; translated from the coding sequence TTGGCAAGGAAAGTGCAGAGAAAGTTAGACAAATGGAAGTCTAAGACATGGTACAACGTTGAAACACCTGAATTCATGAGCAGAGCTAACATTGGAGTTACACCTGCAGAAACCCCGGAGCAGCTCATTGGTCGTGTTGTTGAGACCACTGTCGGAGAAATTGCTAACGATTTCACAAAGCATAACACAAAGCTCAGACTCGAGATCAACGATGTCAATGGTGACGTCGCAAGTACCAGATTCCTTGGTCACGAGATCACTACAGATTACCTGCGCTCTATCGTAAAGCGTCAGACCTCAAGGATCGACGCAAACCTTGACGTTACAACAAAGGACGGATACATCGTTAGAGTGAAACCAATATGCTTCACTGTTAAGAGAGCAAGAACAAGCCAGATAAAAGGCATAAGAGAAGTAATGAACGTCATCGTAAAAGAGCGTGCATCAGAACTTAACTACGAGCAGTTTATCGAAGAGGCTATCATGGGCAAGCTTTCCGCAAACATTTACAGGAATGCAAAGTCCATCTACCCACTCAGAAGGGTAGAGATCAGAAAGACAGAAGTAAAATCTGTCCCTGTAAAAGCTTAA
- a CDS encoding YbgA family protein, translated as MSGFPRPIIVISKCLGFAACRYDGEIIPFPLVRSMRAYVDFIDVCPECEIGLGVPREPISIILGDKKRLIQAATGLDLTDKMEAFARSYLGKLDDFNGFILKSKSPSCGIGTSKVFPEPDADEYLYQNENGFFAEAVLRDYPGLPVIDEKQIEDSFLRDHFLTRIFTMASFRETSSSTKMHALVEYHTKNKLLFMAYDKQIMTAMGNIVANKDDLPVEAVYEKYLVLLSQILSKPAETGNVVNALMHAFGYFSRNLSVRDKFLFMKKLQEYREDNSSVFELKKWFISKAEEFNADYLLTQTFFSPYPQELSGSLQIV; from the coding sequence ATGTCCGGATTCCCACGCCCTATCATCGTGATCAGTAAATGTCTTGGCTTTGCAGCCTGCCGTTATGACGGAGAAATTATACCATTTCCTTTAGTCAGATCCATGAGGGCATATGTTGATTTTATCGATGTCTGTCCGGAGTGTGAGATTGGTCTGGGTGTTCCCAGAGAACCTATTAGCATAATCCTTGGTGATAAGAAAAGACTTATTCAAGCAGCGACAGGGCTTGATCTTACGGATAAGATGGAGGCTTTTGCAAGATCATATCTTGGAAAGCTGGATGATTTTAATGGTTTCATTCTAAAATCTAAATCTCCCTCATGTGGGATAGGTACAAGCAAAGTTTTCCCCGAACCTGATGCTGATGAGTACTTGTATCAAAATGAAAATGGTTTTTTTGCAGAGGCAGTGTTAAGGGATTATCCGGGTCTGCCTGTCATCGATGAAAAGCAAATAGAGGATTCTTTTCTCAGGGATCATTTCCTGACCCGAATATTCACAATGGCATCTTTCAGGGAAACTTCATCTTCCACAAAGATGCATGCATTGGTTGAGTATCATACAAAGAACAAACTTCTGTTCATGGCATACGATAAACAAATTATGACTGCTATGGGCAATATTGTTGCAAACAAGGATGATCTTCCGGTTGAGGCTGTTTATGAAAAATATCTGGTCCTTTTATCGCAGATCCTGTCAAAACCGGCAGAAACGGGTAATGTTGTTAATGCTCTGATGCATGCATTCGGCTATTTTTCCCGAAATCTCAGTGTCAGGGACAAGTTTCTTTTCATGAAGAAACTACAGGAATACCGCGAAGATAATTCTTCTGTTTTTGAACTGAAAAAATGGTTCATATCTAAAGCAGAGGAATTCAATGCAGACTATCTTCTGACGCAAACATTTTTCAGTCCTTATCCTCAGGAACTGTCCGGTAGTTTGCAGATAGTTTGA
- a CDS encoding uracil-DNA glycosylase codes for MAIRSVSELVEQGFEGIENEINTCTDCQLHETVTNRVISKGSRSPKIVFVGEAPGKNEDETGIPFCGRAGKNLDGMIEYMGLSEDGYAVINTIKCRPPNNRNPLKSEINACKPFLQAQIELLNPKVIILLGNTAEKAFCNGEKLDWGVPRIVDGKHTLLKIYHPAALIYQRSRIEEQNALIDNNRHLWE; via the coding sequence ATGGCAATCCGATCAGTTAGTGAACTTGTAGAGCAGGGATTTGAAGGGATCGAGAATGAGATTAATACATGCACTGACTGTCAGCTTCATGAAACGGTCACAAACAGGGTCATTAGTAAAGGCTCTCGTAGTCCGAAGATAGTTTTCGTGGGTGAGGCTCCTGGCAAGAATGAAGATGAGACTGGAATTCCTTTTTGCGGCAGAGCCGGAAAGAACCTTGATGGCATGATCGAATACATGGGCCTTTCCGAGGACGGCTATGCAGTGATAAATACTATAAAGTGCCGCCCTCCAAATAATCGCAATCCCCTGAAAAGTGAAATAAATGCCTGCAAACCCTTCCTCCAGGCTCAGATCGAGCTTCTTAACCCAAAGGTGATCATCCTGCTTGGCAACACTGCGGAAAAAGCCTTTTGCAACGGTGAGAAACTTGATTGGGGTGTCCCCCGAATAGTGGATGGAAAGCACACTCTCCTGAAGATATATCATCCGGCGGCACTCATATACCAGCGTTCAAGAATAGAGGAACAGAATGCCCTGATCGATAACAACAGGCATTTGTGGGAATAA
- a CDS encoding fumarylacetoacetate hydrolase family protein — protein sequence MFGRFRCNDDVFYGEVSGNTVISQEGAVIEYKLSELEVLPPSHPSKIVCVGLNYHDHATELGLSVPEEPILFIKPPSAVIGQYGKILYPKVSKRVDFEAELAIIIGKRCKNITYDRAYDVIAGFTCINDVTARDLQQKDGQWTRAKSFDTFAPVGPFIVPVEDFNPEDASIVSRVNGEVKQDSNICNLIFDVPYLIEFISGIMTLEVGDVIATGTPPGVGELHPGDVVEVEIEGIGTLTNEVV from the coding sequence ATGTTTGGACGATTCAGGTGCAATGATGATGTATTTTACGGAGAGGTAAGTGGCAATACTGTAATTTCACAGGAAGGTGCAGTTATAGAGTATAAGCTATCCGAGTTAGAGGTGCTGCCGCCATCACATCCTTCAAAGATCGTTTGTGTGGGTCTCAATTATCATGACCATGCAACTGAACTTGGTTTGAGTGTCCCTGAAGAACCAATACTTTTTATTAAGCCCCCGTCTGCCGTGATAGGGCAGTATGGGAAAATATTGTACCCAAAAGTAAGCAAAAGAGTGGACTTTGAAGCTGAACTGGCTATTATTATCGGAAAAAGATGTAAGAATATAACCTATGACAGGGCTTATGACGTTATCGCCGGTTTCACATGTATTAATGATGTGACCGCCCGGGACCTGCAGCAGAAGGATGGACAGTGGACAAGGGCTAAATCTTTTGATACTTTTGCCCCGGTAGGTCCTTTCATAGTCCCTGTTGAGGATTTCAACCCGGAGGATGCTTCAATTGTAAGTCGTGTCAACGGGGAAGTAAAGCAGGATTCCAACATATGCAACCTGATATTTGATGTGCCGTACCTGATAGAGTTCATTTCTGGAATAATGACACTGGAAGTGGGTGATGTGATTGCAACAGGCACTCCTCCGGGTGTGGGTGAGCTTCATCCCGGGGATGTTGTAGAAGTAGAGATAGAAGGAATAGGAACTTTGACCAATGAGGTTGTATAA
- the thiE gene encoding thiamine phosphate synthase, with amino-acid sequence MEHKRSLLKLIDFYLVTDSVLSKKGTLSDVENAVTAGCRIVQYREKSRSTKDMILEASQIKTLCGSEAIFLVNDRVDVALAVDADGVHIGQDDMHISTARNLLGPDKIIGLTVHNVEEALEAERNGADYVGLGPIFDTTTKNDAGDGIGPESIRAVKDAIDVPIVAIGGINKQNCESVIVGGSDSLVAISAVVCSDDVARETKDFIDIIKQFKE; translated from the coding sequence ATGGAACATAAAAGATCATTGTTGAAACTCATAGACTTCTACCTTGTGACTGATTCCGTTTTGTCTAAAAAAGGAACACTGTCAGATGTAGAGAATGCAGTTACTGCAGGTTGCAGGATAGTCCAGTACAGGGAAAAATCCAGAAGCACAAAGGATATGATCCTTGAAGCATCGCAAATCAAAACCCTGTGTGGCAGTGAGGCAATATTCCTGGTGAATGACCGGGTGGATGTTGCTCTTGCTGTTGATGCCGATGGTGTTCATATAGGTCAGGATGACATGCATATATCAACTGCACGGAATCTTCTGGGTCCTGATAAGATAATCGGTCTTACGGTCCACAATGTTGAAGAGGCTCTTGAAGCAGAACGGAATGGTGCTGATTACGTGGGTCTGGGTCCTATCTTTGACACCACCACCAAAAACGATGCAGGTGATGGTATCGGTCCGGAGAGCATCAGAGCTGTAAAAGATGCCATAGACGTTCCTATCGTTGCTATAGGTGGCATTAATAAACAGAACTGTGAAAGTGTTATTGTAGGTGGTTCGGACAGCCTTGTAGCAATTTCTGCGGTAGTGTGCAGTGATGATGTTGCCAGAGAAACAAAGGATTTCATTGACATTATAAAGCAGTTCAAGGAATAA
- a CDS encoding ArsB/NhaD family transporter, translating to MIIPVFILAIVFLLTAVRQVGNIRLEIWQIMSLGALMVLLTDQISIADAIDAVNIDVMLFLFGMFIIGQALEMSGYLSHLSYHFFKNAGSTDAVILYILFGMGFASAFLMNDTLAIIGTPVVLLLAKEHRIDPKLLLIALAFAVTTGSVISPIGNPQNLLIALGSDMNKPFLTFMQHLLLPTLINLFIAYLFLKISYKEHFTSSPLNHTKQPITDTRLAGLSRISLGLVLLLVCIKIVVALSGLQLDIKLTYIAMISALPVLLLSKRRKEVLKSMDWHTLIFFAAMFILMESVWNSGFFQNAINGSGADITATSVILPISVFLSQFISNVPLVALYMPILSHAHVTTGGLLALAAGSTIAGNLSILGAASNVIIIQNAERKGNISLGFIEFARVGIPLTITQVFVYWLFLS from the coding sequence ATGATAATACCTGTATTCATACTTGCAATTGTGTTCCTTCTTACAGCCGTAAGGCAGGTTGGAAACATCCGACTTGAAATATGGCAGATAATGTCCCTGGGTGCCCTGATGGTGCTTCTGACAGACCAGATATCAATAGCTGATGCAATTGATGCCGTTAATATTGATGTTATGCTCTTCCTTTTCGGAATGTTCATTATCGGACAAGCCCTTGAGATGAGCGGATACCTGTCCCACCTTTCATATCACTTTTTCAAAAATGCAGGATCAACTGACGCTGTAATACTTTACATACTATTTGGGATGGGCTTTGCATCAGCGTTCCTGATGAATGATACCCTTGCAATAATAGGCACACCGGTTGTGCTGTTGCTTGCAAAAGAGCATCGTATCGACCCTAAATTATTGTTGATAGCACTGGCTTTTGCAGTGACCACAGGCAGTGTTATAAGTCCCATAGGAAACCCACAAAATCTCCTGATAGCACTTGGAAGCGATATGAATAAACCTTTCCTCACATTTATGCAACACCTGCTGCTACCAACACTGATCAACCTTTTCATAGCTTACCTCTTCCTCAAAATATCATACAAGGAACACTTTACCTCTTCTCCACTGAACCATACAAAACAACCTATTACGGATACAAGGCTTGCCGGACTTTCCAGAATATCACTGGGACTTGTGCTGCTACTTGTCTGCATCAAAATAGTGGTAGCATTATCCGGCCTGCAATTAGATATCAAATTGACCTATATAGCCATGATATCAGCATTACCGGTACTGTTGCTGAGCAAAAGAAGAAAAGAAGTCCTGAAGAGTATGGACTGGCACACCCTCATATTCTTTGCAGCAATGTTCATTCTTATGGAAAGCGTCTGGAACAGCGGGTTTTTCCAAAATGCTATCAATGGTTCTGGAGCGGATATCACCGCGACCTCCGTGATACTTCCAATAAGTGTCTTCCTTAGCCAGTTCATATCAAATGTTCCCCTTGTTGCTCTGTACATGCCAATACTCTCTCACGCACATGTAACGACCGGAGGATTACTTGCACTTGCAGCAGGCAGTACCATCGCAGGAAACCTCTCCATACTCGGAGCTGCAAGTAATGTGATAATTATACAGAATGCAGAGCGTAAAGGCAATATTTCCCTCGGTTTCATTGAGTTTGCCAGGGTTGGGATCCCACTGACCATTACACAGGTATTCGTATACTGGCTCTTTCTGTCATGA
- a CDS encoding KEOPS complex subunit Pcc1, producing the protein MKITTTIEFKDEGAMQVAKRIANSLAPDNLTNMNTEIKEDSVCIHITTEKITSLIATVDDLLMNAKIAEEIAEDLDE; encoded by the coding sequence ATGAAAATTACTACTACCATCGAGTTCAAAGATGAAGGAGCTATGCAGGTAGCTAAAAGGATTGCAAACTCGCTGGCACCTGATAACCTGACAAATATGAATACAGAGATCAAAGAGGATAGTGTATGCATTCACATCACTACTGAGAAGATCACATCACTAATAGCTACGGTCGATGACCTTCTGATGAATGCAAAAATAGCAGAAGAGATTGCTGAAGACCTCGATGAGTGA
- the thiM gene encoding hydroxyethylthiazole kinase, with protein MNLPLQKIRETKPLVHHITNWVTIYDCANMTRAFGALPVMAHAPQEAADMTGISSALVLNIGTLTEELINAMLISAKAANEKSVPVVLDAVGVGATPFRDEMATKILDSVRIDIIKGNYSEIAKLAGENAQTRGVEATAIDADPKQVAKEFARTRSCVVVMTGKEDIISDGERTFVVKNGHESMGLIVGTGCMAASVIGSFAAVNADYCVAAKDALCYFGIAGEQAAEKSAGPGTFKMYFYDEAFNLSDEKVQSMMNFEEC; from the coding sequence ATGAATCTTCCACTGCAAAAAATAAGGGAAACAAAACCACTGGTACACCATATAACCAACTGGGTAACGATCTATGACTGTGCGAACATGACGAGGGCCTTCGGTGCCCTTCCAGTAATGGCCCATGCACCCCAGGAGGCTGCAGATATGACGGGTATCTCCTCGGCACTTGTGCTCAATATCGGTACTCTCACTGAAGAGCTGATCAATGCAATGCTCATATCGGCAAAAGCTGCAAATGAGAAGAGTGTTCCTGTAGTTCTTGATGCTGTAGGTGTGGGTGCCACACCTTTCCGTGATGAGATGGCAACAAAGATACTTGACTCCGTAAGAATTGATATAATCAAAGGCAATTATTCCGAGATTGCAAAGCTGGCAGGTGAAAATGCCCAGACCAGAGGTGTTGAAGCAACAGCAATTGATGCTGACCCGAAGCAGGTTGCAAAAGAGTTTGCAAGAACAAGGTCATGTGTTGTTGTAATGACAGGTAAGGAAGACATAATCAGCGATGGAGAAAGGACCTTTGTTGTTAAGAACGGACACGAGTCCATGGGCCTGATCGTAGGTACAGGATGTATGGCAGCATCTGTCATAGGTTCCTTCGCTGCTGTCAATGCAGATTACTGCGTTGCAGCAAAGGATGCATTGTGCTATTTTGGAATAGCCGGAGAACAGGCAGCTGAAAAGTCCGCAGGTCCGGGAACTTTCAAGATGTATTTCTATGACGAGGCATTTAACCTTTCAGATGAAAAAGTACAGTCCATGATGAATTTTGAAGAATGCTGA